One Thunnus thynnus chromosome 18, fThuThy2.1, whole genome shotgun sequence genomic region harbors:
- the LOC137169393 gene encoding BTB/POZ domain-containing protein 6-B-like yields MATELLNTSLPDGKQVEVKKSFIQRSEAESPAENGEEDGDAVQPNINTAAEDRDGEETHPTLRERNALMFNNEQMADVHFIVGSPGETQRVPAHKYVLAVGSSVFGAMFYGDLAEGQSEIQIPDVDPAAFLILLKYMYSDEIELEADTVLATLYAAKKYIVPALAKACVGFLETSLEAKNACVLLSQSRLFEEPQLTQRCWELIDAQAELALRSDGFTEIDPPTLEIIMQRETLNVREVLLFQASLRWAAAECRRRGLTVTPRNQRAVLGKALYLVRFPTMTLQEFADGAAQSDVLTLTETHDVFLWFTATNKPRLDFPLVKRAGLVPQRCHRFQASAYRTNQWRYRGRCDSIQFAVDCRIFMAGLGLYGSSGGKAEYSVKIELKRQGTVLAQNLTKFLSDGSSSTFPVWFEHPIQVEPDAFYTVSAVLDGNELSYFGQEGMTEVQSGKVTFQFQCSSDSTNGTGVQGGQIPELVFFC; encoded by the exons atggcgACTGAGCTGCTTAACACCTCCCTCCCCGACGGCAagcaggtggaggtgaagaAGAGTTTCATCCAGCGGAGCGAAGCCGAGTCGCCAGCTGAAAACGGCGAGGAGGACGGAGACGCCGTCCAGCCGAACATCAACACAGCGGCAGAGGACAGAGACGGAGAGGAGACGCACCCCACCCTCAGAGAGAG GAATGCGTTGATGTTCAACAACGAGCAGATGGCTGATGTTCACTTCATCGTCGGTTCTCCTGGAGAAACTCAAAGAGTTCCTGCTCATAAG TATGTTCTGGCGGTGGGCAGCTCAGTGTTTGGAGCCATGTTCTACGGAGATCTGGCTGAGGGACAGTCTGAGATCCAGATCCCCGACGTGGATCCGGCTGCTTTCCTCATCCTGTTAAA GTACATGTACAGTGATGAGATCGAACTGGAGGCCGACACGGTGCTCGCCACGCTCTATGCCGCAAAGAAGTACATCGTCCCTGCTCTGGCGAAGGCCTGCGTCGGCTTCCTGGAGACGAGCCTGGAGGCGAAGAACGCCTGCGTGCTTCTGTCTCAGAGCCGGCTGTTCGAGGAGCCGCAGCTGACGCAGCGCTGCTGGGAGCTGATTGACGCGCAGGCCGAGCTGGCGCTGCGCTCCGACGGCTTCACTGAGATTGACCCTCCCACACTGGAGATCATCATGCAGAGAGAGACGCTCAACGTCCGCGAGGTACTGCTGTTCCAGGCATCGCTGCGCTGGGCGGCGGCGGAGTGTCGGCGGCGGGGCCTGACAGTCACACCCAGGAACCAGCGGGCGGTGCTGGGGAAGGCTCTGTACCTGGTCCGGTTCCCCACCATGACGCTGCAGGAGTTCGCTGATGGGGCGGCACAGTCCGACGTCCTGACACTCACAGAGACTCACGACGTCTTCCTGTGGTTCACTGCAACCAACAAACCCAGACTGGACTTCCCACTGGTGAAACGGGCTGGCCTGGTGCCACAGAGGTGCCACCGCTTCCAGGCCTCCGCCTACCGCACCAACCAGTGGCGCTACAGGGGGCGCTGCGACAGCATCCAGTTCGCTGTGGACTGCAGGATCTTCATGGCTGGCCTCGGCCTGTACGGGTCGAGCGGCGGGAAGGCGGAGTACAGCGTGAAGATTGAGCTGAAGCGGCAGGGAACCGTACTGGCTCAGAACCTCACCAAGTTCCTGTCAGACGGGTCCAGCAGCACCTTCCCTGTGTGGTTCGAGCACCCGATCCAGGTGGAGCCGGACGCTTTCTACACGGTCAGCGCCGTGCTGGATGGGAACGAGCTGAGCTACTTCGGGCAGGAGGGGATGACAGAGGTGCAGTCTGGGAAAGTCACCTTCCAGTTCCAGTGTTCATCAGATAGTACCAACGGGACCGGGGTGCAGGGGGGGCAGATCCCAGAGCTGGTCTTCTTCTGCTGA